Below is a genomic region from Flavobacterium ginsengisoli.
ACGCTTGGTTCAACATGGGAAATTTTGATGCAGGAACTGCAACAGAATATAAAATCAAAAAAGAAGGAAACGGAGTTTATGCTTTCATTTTAAAAGGAAATGTTACCATCAACAGTCAAGAATTAAATACTCGTGATGCGGTAGGAATTTCAGGAACTGACACTTTGAATATTAAAGCCAATACAGATGCTGAATTTTTATTGATGGATATTCCAATGAATTATTAATTCAAACAAAAACAATTAATACCTGTACCTTGAAACGATAATAAATCTGTAAATCAGACTATTATCGTTTCTTTTTTTGCTCAATTTTAAAAAAGAAAGACTAACTTTATAAATAAGAAAATTGGTCTGACTTTAAAATTAAATTCATCCTTAAAATTTTAAACCATGAATCCAAATAACCTCATTAAAGAATATACAAACGGAGAAGTTACGATTGTATGGCAATCTGGAAAATGTATTCATTCGACAAATTGTGTCAAAAACAATCCAGATGTCTTTCGTCCAAAAGAAAAACCTTGGATTACTCCAGAAAAATCTACAACTGAGAAAATAATTTCAACAGTTAATAAATGTCCGTCGGGAGCGTTGACATTTTATATGAATAATAAAACCTAAGCTTTTTGCATAGTTTTTTGCCACAGATTACACAGATTAAAGTGATTTTTTTTTGCCACAAATTGCACAAATTTTCACAAATTTTGATTCAATTTATTTCGTGGTAATTAGAGCAATGCGTGGCAACATGTTTTTTTTTTTACTCCCTGTAATCTGCGACAAAAACACATCATCTTTTTTATTTCTTAATCTAGATTAAGTGCTCTAGGACAACTGTCACCGTAACTTTGTCCTATCAAAATGAAATTAATTATTTAAAATATTTAAAAAAATAAAATTATGGCAACTACAAAATGGTCAATTGACCCAACTCACTCAGAAATTGGTTTTAAAGTTAAACACATGATGTTTACAAATGTTTCAGGAAAATTTGGAGCTTATGAAGCTTCTGCAATCACAGAAGGAGATAGTTTTGATAATGCAGATTTCAGTTTTTCTGCTGATATCGCTTCAGTAGATACTGCAAACGCAGATCGCGACGGACATTTAAGAAGCGGTGATTTCTTTGATGCTGAAAATCATCCAAAATTAACTTTCAAATCTTCTTCTTTCAAAAAAATCAATGATGGTGAATTTGAATTAACTGGAGATTTAAACATTAAAGGTGTTTCTAAAACAGTAAAATTCCCAGTTGAATTTAGTGGAATCATGACTGATCCTTGGGGAAATACAAAAGTAGGTTTAAGCATAGAAGGAAAAATTAATCGTAAAGATTGGGGTTTAAACTGGAACTCAGCTCTTGAAACAGGTGGTGTTTTAGTTGGAGAAGAAGTTCGTTTGAACATTGAATTACAATTTGTAAAACAAGCCTAATTAAGCATTCTCGGATTTAATTGGTTGGTTATTGAAGCTCTGCATTTTGCAGGGCTTTTTGTTTGCCACGAATTACACGAATTTCCCCAAACTTTTTCTCTCAAAGCCGAAATTTTGCCACAGATTTAAAGGATTTCCACAGATTAGAAATCCAAATAATCTTTTTAATCTGTGGCTAAAAAATAATTCGTAGAAATTCGTGCAATTCGTGGCAGACCTTAAAATTCATCGTACTGTGTTTCTAAATTCTGTTGGCGACATTCCTGTTTGTTTTTTGAAAAATCTAGAGAAATACGAGTAATCTTCGTAACCTACTTTAAATGCTACCTCGTTTACCGCTAATTGCTTATCGATCAGCATTCTTTTTATTTCTAGAATTACTCGATCCGTGATTACTTCTGTAGCTGTTTTTTCAAGGATTTCGTTGCAAATTCTGTTTAAATGTTTCAACGTTATATTTAGCTTGTCTGCATAAAACGATGGCAACTTTTGGGTTCTGAAATATTCTTCTAAAATGGATTCAAATGCATTAATTTTGATATTGTAGGAATGCGCTTGATGCGAATAAGTTTCATTGTATTTTCGAGCGACTTCAATATGAATACAATCTAACAAATTCAACAATTTATCTAATTGATGTTTACTATTTTGATTGTTTTCCTGAATCAGCAAATCGAAATATGGAAGGATTTTTGGGATTTCATTTTCTTCAAAAACCATTTCTGGTCGATTATGAATGGAATGATAAAAATTATAATCATTGATCTTTTTTTGTCCGAAATACAAATTATACAATTCCTGAGAAAAGATAATAACAAAACCTTCGATATCTTCAGACAAATTCCAATGATGCATTTGTCCTGGCTGTAGCACAAAAAGGCTTCCTCTTTTGATTTCGAACTGGTCAAAATCGACTTCATGCAATCCAGAACCTTTCGTAAAAAAAACCATTAAATACGAATCATGCCTATGCGGTTCTTCGACAAAACTGTGATTCTTTAAATGTTCTGTAAAAGTATTGACATAAAAATCACGGTGAATATCGTTACAGCTAAAATTCTGAACACTATAAATCGGATATCGTTTCATAAAAAATGTCTTTATTGTGCTACAATAAGCGAAGATATAAAAAAGACTTTTATAAACCTCTGAATTACCTTTGTATAAACAAAAAACAACAAAGTCATGTCAAGCGCATTAACTCATATTTTAAGCAACGAATGTCCTATTTGTCATAAAGGAAAAGTTTTTACAGACAAAAACATTTTCTTTAATTTTGGTTTACCAAAAATGAATGAATACTGCAGTCATTGCAATTATAAATTCCAAAAAGAACCTGGTTATTTCTTTGGAGCAATGTATGTAAACTACGGATTAACAGTTGCTCAAGGAATTGCCACTTATTGTATTGCTCAGTTTTTCTTCGAGAAAAATTTCGATTTAAGAATCATTCCCATTATTGCTGTTGTGATTACTTTATTAACTTCTTTCAATCTCCGATTTTCCAGATTAGCATGGATTTACATGTTTAAGGATTATACGAAATAAAAAAGTATTATTTTTGCCTTTCAATTGAAGCTAATTTTCAATTTCAAAAAAAATAAAAAACAAATTAGACAAATGAAAGCATACGTATTTCCAGGTCAAGGTGCACAATTCACAGGAATGGGTAAAGACCTTTATGAAAATTCGGCTTTAGCCAAAGAATTATTCGAAAAAGCTAATGAAATATTAGGTTTCAGAATTACAGATATCATGTTTGAAGGCACTGCCGAAGAACTAAAAGAAACTAAAGTAACACAGCCAGCTGTATTTTTACACTCTGTTATTTTAGCCAAAACTTTAGAAAATTTCAAACCGGAAATGGTTGCAGGACACTCTTTAGGAGAATTTTCTGCTTTGGTAGCAAACGGAACTTTGTCTTTTGAAGATGGACTTAAATTGGTTTCTCAACGTGCTTTGGCTATGCAAAAAGCATGCGAAATCACTCCATCTACAATGGTCGCTGTTTTAGGTTTAGCTGATAATGTTGTTGAAGAAGTTTGCGCTTCTATCGATGGTGTTGTGGTTGCTTGCTAACTATAACTGCCCAGGTCAATTGGTAATTTCTGGTGAAACTACTGCTGTTGAAAAAGCTTGCGAAGCAATGAAAGCTGCCGGAGCAAAACGTGCTTTAATTTTACCTGTTGGAGGTGCTTTCCACTCTCCAATGATGGAACCAGCAAGAGAAGAATTGGTCTGCCGCAATTGAAGCAACTACTTTCTCTACTCCAATTTGCCCAGTGTATCAAAACGTAACTGCAAATGCAGTTTCTGATGCGAACGAAATTAAAAAGAACTTAATTATTCAATTGACTGCTCCTGTAAGATGGACACAATCTGTACAGCAAATGATTGCTGACGGCGCGACTTTGTTTACTGAAGTTGGTCCTGGAAAAGTATTAACTGGTTTGATTAATAAAATTGACAAAGAAGCTGCCGTTGCTAATGCTTAATTTTTAAGTGTTCAGTCTTATTGACAGTTTTCAGTGGTTAACTGTATAAAACAATAAATCCTCATATACTTTGATAAGTTTATGAGGATTTTATTTTATAATTCCTTTGCTTCTTCGCTATAATTATTTAGAATTCCAGTAATCAGGTAGTTTTGATTACTCTTTTCAAAAAATATATACCAAGTTGTTCTTGAGCTAGTTTTATAGAAAATATAATTTGAACCTAGATAACGGAGAGAATCTGGAGTTTTGCTGTGTGGAAAGGTTGATATATTTGATTTAATATAATCTACTATTTTGTTGATATAAATTTGGGCTGACTCAACGAACCCGAAATACTCTTTTTCAAAAAGAACAAAAACTAAATTATCAAAATATTCTAGAACGCTATTTTCAAAAATTATTTTTTCCAAGGATAAGCTTTTATTCTTTTAGACATTTCAGCTTTAAACTCCTCCGGTGTTAATCCTTTTGCAAATTCAGCATCAAAATCAAAAGTTTCAGGATCTATTCCCTTAAGTTTAGTTTTTTGAACTTCGTATTCTACTCTTGGTTCTTCGACCTTGTTATTCTTTTTATTTTCTTTATCCGAACTCATCATTCCTACATTTTAATCTTACAAATTTACAAAATAAATTGAATCAAAATTTATACAGCTTTCTTTTCCTTCTTTTTGTAATTTACAATAAAAACCCCAAGAATAATAAGAGCTGTAGCAATAATAAAATCAATTGTAATTATTTCATCCAAAAGCAACCAGCCCAAGAAAACCGCAATTATAGTATTGATATAGGACAAAATAGAAACTTGAACTGCTGTAACATGTTTTAAAGCATAATTATAACAGAAGAAAGCAATCACAGATCCAAAGATTGACAAATACAAAGCCGCAAAAATACTTCTTGAACTCCACGAACTAAAGTCAGGATTTGGCGAAAAAATCGAAGCCAAAACTAACTGAATGCAAGATGCGATTGTAAATTGATAAAATAAATTAAGAGTTATATTCTTCGATTTATTAGCATGCGTTTTGGTATAAATTGTCCCTGCTGCCCAAGCCAAAATTGCAAATCCCATAAACATCATTCCTGTTCTGTAATTGGCATCTAAAAACGATACAAGTCCATCTTTAAAAATAAAAACTACACCAGAAAAACCAATAATCACTCCAGTAAATCCCTTTAAACTCATTTTTTGCAATCCAAACATAATACTACCCAAGAAAATAAGAATTGGAGTCAGCGCATTTATGACCGATGCTAGTCCGCTTGGGATATTCTGCTCTGCAATTGTTGTAAAACCATTTGCAATCACAAGCATTAAAACCGAAGCAATAAGCTGTTGCTTGAAATTCTCCCAACCAATCCATTCTAATTCTTTTTTGAATAATAAAATCGTCATCATAATCAATCCTGCCAGTCCCTGACGAATTGAAGTTACAAACCAAGGCGGAATCGTTTCAACTGCTACCTTAATTCCTAAAAATGTTGTACCCCAAACAATTCCAACGGCTGCAAGGGCTATAATTAATTTATAATCTAAATTCTGTTTCATAAAATGCCCGTTAAAAAAAATCCCAAACTATATTGCTATAATTTGGGATCTTAAAAATTTATAATTTTATTTAAAAAACTATTTATTCCTCACTTTTTGTTCCCATTTCCAAGCACTTGCCATTGCTTCGTCTAAACTTAGTTCAGCCTTCCATCCTAAGACATTATTTGCCTTATCTGTATTTGCATAAGCTTCAGTAATATCACCTTCACGACGAGGCATCATCTTGTAAGGCAATTTTTTACCGCTAACTTTTTCAAAACTATGAATGACTTCTAAAACAGAACTTCCTTTTCCTGTTCCTAAATTGAAAGTTTCTACTTTTGCCAAGTTCTTTTTGTTTAACAAACGTTGTAAAGCAATTACGTGTGCTTTTGCTAAATCTACGACGTGAATGTAATCACGAACAGCAGTTCCGTCTGGTGTTGGGTAATCATTTCCGAAAACCGATAATTCCTGACGCAATCCTACTCCAGTTTGTGTAATAAACGGAACCAAATTTTGCGGAACTCCTAATGGTAATTCTCCAATTTCAACAGATTCGTGTGCTCCTACTGGATTAAAGTAACGCAATAAAATAGCGCTGATATTGGTAACTTTAGCTGTATCTGTAATAATTTCTTCTCCAATCTGTTTTGTGTTTCCGTACGGAGACATTGCTGCCTGAACCGGAGCATCTTCTGTAATTGGCATTTTTTCGGCTTGACCGTAAACCGTACAAGAAGAGCTGAAAATAAAACTCGCTTCAGGTTTTTGCTGTAATTCTTGTAAAAGATAAACTAAACTGCTAATGTTATTTTCATAATACAATAAAGGCTGTTCAACACTTTCGCCAACTGCTTTTGAAGCGGCAAAATGAATGGCACCAGTAACATCATTATGTTTTTTAAAAAAATCCCGAACGGCACTTTTCTCTCTTAAATCAATTTTCTCGAATAAAGGCGTTTTTCCTGTAATCGCAGTAATTCCTTTTAAAACATCTTCTGAAGAATTAGAAAGATTATCAATGATCACTACCTCGAAGCCTTCATTTTGTAATTCGACTACGGTGTGAGAACCGATAAAACCTAATCCTCCTGTTACTAATACTTTCATTTTTTTGTGGTTGTTTTATGTAGTTAATTTATAAGCTTGTCTAGCAATTAAAACCCATTTGCCTTTTTGTTTCTGCCAAACGAGCATTATTCCTATTTTAATATCTCGATCTATTCCATCGTCTTTGGTATGAGCCGATAAAACATGTCGAACTATGGCAACATCATTTTGAATAGTTATAGTTTGGTTCTGAAAATCGATCGAAACAAAATCAGATTTTCCACTTACGATTCCTTCTATAAATTCAGCTTGGTTTTGAAAATTACCATTTGAGTGAACATAATTTAATTTGTCCGAAGTTAGCGCTTTCAATTTCGCTCCATCAGCATCAATCATTGCCTGACGCAAAATTTCGATTTGACTGCTAACGGCATTCTCTTCTTTAGAATTCGTTTTTTGAGCCAAAACCGAAAACTGAAGAAGAATCATTAAAATTAAAAGACTACCTTTTCTCATCTTTATTTATTTAAAAATTCTAAAACAGAATCGGTAATAAATTTAATTTGTTCGTCGTCAAGTTCTGTGTGCATTGGCAAAGCAATTACTTCCTGTACTAATTGGTTTGTAACTGGAAATTGCTCTTCTTTATAACGAGGATCTAAATATGCTTTTTGAGAATGCAATGGAATTGGATAATAAATTGCGCACGGAATTCCTTTATCTAATAAATGCTCGCATTAAAGCATTTCTGTCTGCGTCTAAAATTCTTAAAACGTATTGATGAAAAACGTGATCATTCTCGTTTGCATCAAAATCTGGAGTGATAATTTTTGCATTTCCAGCAAAAGCCGCATTGTATTTTGTTGCCGCTAAACGACGTGCTCGCATTATACTCATCTAACAACGGTAATTTAGCATTTAAAACCCCTGCTTGAATACTATCCAAACGAGAATTTACACCCACAACATCGTGGTGGTAACGCTCATACATTCCGTGATTTACGATTCCACGAATAATATGCGCCAATTTATCATCATTTGTAAAAATCGCTCCTCCATCTCCATAACAACCTAAGTTTTTAGAAGGAAAGAATGAAGTTGCCGCAACGTGGCCAATTGTACCTACTTTTACTTTTGATCCAGATTTAGAAATATAATCTGCACCTATTGCTTGTGCGTTATCTTCGATTACATATAAATTATGTTCAGTCGCAATTTCCATAATTGCATCCATATTAGCTGCACGTCCAAATAAATGAACCGGAACAATCGCTTTTGTTTTTGGTGTAATTGCTTTTTTAACTGCTTCGATATCGATGTTCATGTTATGCAAATCAACATCAACCAAAACTGGAGTTAATTGCAACAATGCAATAACCTCAACAGTTGCTGCAAAAGTAAAATCGGCAGTAATAACTTCGTCTCCTGGCTTCAGATCTAATCCCATCATGGCAATCTGCAACGCATCTGTACCGTTAGCACAAGGAATAACGTGTTTTGCCCCTAAATAATCTTCAAGATTCTTTTGAAATTGATGAACTAAAGGTCCGTTGATATAAGTATTTGTATCTAAAACTTCTTGAATTGAAGCGTCTACAGTAGATTTTATTTTTTCGTATTGACTCTTTAAGTCAACCATTTGTATTTTTTTCATTTTGAATGTATTTAAAAAAATTAAAGACACTGTTTTCGGACAGAAATCTCTAAAAGGAAGAACAAAAATAGTTATTAATAGCTTCAAACCAATGAAAATAGTCGAAAGAAATGTAATTTAGTCGCAAAAAAAATTACATGCTTTTTTTATACAATCTAGCCATACATATCGCAGGATTTTTCTTAAGAATCATATCCTTGTTTAGTCCGAAAATTAAGCTTTTTGTAGAAGGCCGAAAAAGTGTTTTTAGCACACTAAAAGAAAAAATACAACCAGAAGACAAAACGATTTGGTTTCATTCTGCTTCTTTAGGAGAGTACGAGCAAGGACTTCCTGTTATAGAAAAAATCAAAGAGAAATATCCTTCCCATAAAATTATTGTAACCTTTTTTTCACCATCTGGATACGAAGTGCGTAAAAATAATACAGTTGCCGACGTTACCATTTACCTCCCATTGGACACTAAAAGCAACGCAAAAAAATTCATCAAGCTTGTTCATCCAGAAAAAGCATTCTTTATTAAATATGAATTTTGGCTTAATTACCTAAAAGAACTTGAAGACCATAAAACTCCAACTTATTTGATTTCAGGAATTTTTAGAGACAATCAAATGTTCTTTAAATGGTATGGCGGATTTTACAGAAATGCCTTAAAAGCTTTTACTTATTTCTTTGTTCAAAATGAAAAATCGAAAGAAAAAGTCGAAAGTTTAGGTTTTAAAAATGTAATTGTTTCTGGCGATACCCGTTTTGATCGTGTAAATGCTATTTTAGAAAGAGACAATCGTTTGGATTATATAGAAAACTTCAAAAACAACAAGCAGACAATTGTTATTGGAAGCTCATGGCCAAAAGATGAAGCTTTGCTAGCCGAATACATCAATCAGGCGCCAGAAAATGTAAAATTCATAATTGCCCCGCACAATATAAAGCCAGATCAGATTACAGATCTTCAATCAAAAATTACAAAGTCGACAATTTTATTTTCAGAAAAAGAAAACAAAGACCTATCCGGCTACAATGTTTTTATAATCGACATTGTCGGAATCTTAACCAAGATTTATAGTTACGGAACGATTGCATATGTAGGTGGCGGATTTGGAAATCCTGGAATACACAAC
It encodes:
- a CDS encoding nuclear transport factor 2 family protein; translation: MRKGSLLILMILLQFSVLAQKTNSKEENAVSSQIEILRQAMIDADGAKLKALTSDKLNYVHSNGNFQNQAEFIEGIVSGKSDFVSIDFQNQTITIQNDVAIVRHVLSAHTKDDGIDRDIKIGIMLVWQKQKGKWVLIARQAYKLTT
- a CDS encoding helix-turn-helix domain-containing protein gives rise to the protein MKRYPIYSVQNFSCNDIHRDFYVNTFTEHLKNHSFVEEPHRHDSYLMVFFTKGSGLHEVDFDQFEIKRGSLFVLQPGQMHHWNLSEDIEGFVIIFSQELYNLYFGQKKINDYNFYHSIHNRPEMVFEENEIPKILPYFDLLIQENNQNSKHQLDKLLNLLDCIHIEVARKYNETYSHQAHSYNIKINAFESILEEYFRTQKLPSFYADKLNITLKHLNRICNEILEKTATEVITDRVILEIKRMLIDKQLAVNEVAFKVGYEDYSYFSRFFKKQTGMSPTEFRNTVR
- a CDS encoding 3-deoxy-D-manno-octulosonic acid transferase, coding for MLFLYNLAIHIAGFFLRIISLFSPKIKLFVEGRKSVFSTLKEKIQPEDKTIWFHSASLGEYEQGLPVIEKIKEKYPSHKIIVTFFSPSGYEVRKNNTVADVTIYLPLDTKSNAKKFIKLVHPEKAFFIKYEFWLNYLKELEDHKTPTYLISGIFRDNQMFFKWYGGFYRNALKAFTYFFVQNEKSKEKVESLGFKNVIVSGDTRFDRVNAILERDNRLDYIENFKNNKQTIVIGSSWPKDEALLAEYINQAPENVKFIIAPHNIKPDQITDLQSKITKSTILFSEKENKDLSGYNVFIIDIVGILTKIYSYGTIAYVGGGFGNPGIHNILEPATFGMPIVIGPNYSNFAEAIALVKIGGCIPISTSSELKEIFDNLLKDKNFLEEKSEISRSFIQTNKGATETIIKLVV
- a CDS encoding DMT family transporter, whose amino-acid sequence is MKQNLDYKLIIALAAVGIVWGTTFLGIKVAVETIPPWFVTSIRQGLAGLIMMTILLFKKELEWIGWENFKQQLIASVLMLVIANGFTTIAEQNIPSGLASVINALTPILIFLGSIMFGLQKMSLKGFTGVIIGFSGVVFIFKDGLVSFLDANYRTGMMFMGFAILAWAAGTIYTKTHANKSKNITLNLFYQFTIASCIQLVLASIFSPNPDFSSWSSRSIFAALYLSIFGSVIAFFCYNYALKHVTAVQVSILSYINTIIAVFLGWLLLDEIITIDFIIATALIILGVFIVNYKKKEKKAV
- the galE gene encoding UDP-glucose 4-epimerase GalE, with protein sequence MKVLVTGGLGFIGSHTVVELQNEGFEVVIIDNLSNSSEDVLKGITAITGKTPLFEKIDLREKSAVRDFFKKHNDVTGAIHFAASKAVGESVEQPLLYYENNISSLVYLLQELQQKPEASFIFSSSCTVYGQAEKMPITEDAPVQAAMSPYGNTKQIGEEIITDTAKVTNISAILLRYFNPVGAHESVEIGELPLGVPQNLVPFITQTGVGLRQELSVFGNDYPTPDGTAVRDYIHVVDLAKAHVIALQRLLNKKNLAKVETFNLGTGKGSSVLEVIHSFEKVSGKKLPYKMMPRREGDITEAYANTDKANNVLGWKAELSLDEAMASAWKWEQKVRNK
- a CDS encoding DUF983 domain-containing protein — its product is MSSALTHILSNECPICHKGKVFTDKNIFFNFGLPKMNEYCSHCNYKFQKEPGYFFGAMYVNYGLTVAQGIATYCIAQFFFEKNFDLRIIPIIAVVITLLTSFNLRFSRLAWIYMFKDYTK
- a CDS encoding (4Fe-4S)-binding protein, whose amino-acid sequence is MNPNNLIKEYTNGEVTIVWQSGKCIHSTNCVKNNPDVFRPKEKPWITPEKSTTEKIISTVNKCPSGALTFYMNNKT
- a CDS encoding YceI family protein — its product is MATTKWSIDPTHSEIGFKVKHMMFTNVSGKFGAYEASAITEGDSFDNADFSFSADIASVDTANADRDGHLRSGDFFDAENHPKLTFKSSSFKKINDGEFELTGDLNIKGVSKTVKFPVEFSGIMTDPWGNTKVGLSIEGKINRKDWGLNWNSALETGGVLVGEEVRLNIELQFVKQA